From the genome of Candidozyma auris chromosome 2, complete sequence, one region includes:
- the ECM25 gene encoding Ecm25p: protein MERIFFKSDIEDAYSGLPIYVFDTSYLPSPDVIDYDLFIPTLMNTLPSEKYILVMFSCGLNKISWIHGVKFLRSFLSPETSNFDNLHKIIAVHESWFVKSIASILTNISISKKTLTRLHKLFDPSSRHSDTLISCGSLAELSGYVDITRLKISLNIYKHDAQTTNSTKISFNCPTMSLITEKTTYSPHSDPLFTYHFNQIFRIIDTYGPKAQDIFMKPGNRQNTEILFQCILRNQFIWINDWDLHCIASTFKKILSTVTPPLIDIDDITLPMKDDLDYTLMVLNKNFALGTAAASVLFRVIDLCSKIVDHTDATRHQPLSISKCMCHALTHELKSSQNTHRTSIAVRYIKNLILHWGKIRPLFYGRLSDTAEGCKENEKYDESYDLSHDITMEEANTSGEEENQRVQVNTNTILDNNTALALPSEPNEKSTPPPRPATRRAYTKEPSKKEKLQDVSNIKAQWPPQKYKFKRDNLPTKEKPVEEEVPQLPVKRPVVRGRKVGELTRLFEERTQAMKLLGAI from the coding sequence ATGGAGAgaatattcttcaaatcagACATCGAGGACGCGTACCTGGGCTTGCCCATCTACGTGTTTGACACGTCCTATTTGCCCTCCCCAGACGTGATCGACTATGACCTCTTCATCCCAACGCTTATGAATACGTTACCGCTGGAAAAGTAcatcttggtgatgttctCGTGTGGTTTGAACAAAATACTGTGGATCCACGGTGTCAAGTTCTTACGGCTGTTTCTTTCGCCCGAGACGTCCAACTTCGATAATCTACATAAGATCATAGCTGTTCACGAAAGCTGGTTTGTGAAATCCATAGCGCTGATCTTGACCAACATCTCCATCTCGAAAAAGACTTTGACTCGCTTGCACAAGCTCTTTGACCCTTCATCCCGCCATCTGGATACTCTTATAAGCTGTGGCTCCTTGGCTGAACTTCTGGGATACGTTGATATCACCAGGTTGAAGATATCCTTAAACATTTACAAGCACGATGCCCAGACAACCAACTCCACCAAAATCTCATTCAATTGCCCGACAATGAGCCTTATAACAGAAAAAACGACCTACTCTCCACATTCGGATCCCCTATTCACCTACCACTTCAATCAAATCTTCCGCATTATCGATACGTACGGTCCCAAGGCTCAAGACATCTTCATGAAGCCAGGGAACCGCCAGAACACAGAAATCTTATTTCAATGCATCCTCCGAAACCAATTTATCTGGATTAACGACTGGGATCTCCATTGCATCGCTCTGACATTCAAAAAGATTCTTCTGACAGTGACGCCTCCCCTTATTGACATTGACGATATCACTTTGCCCATGAAGGATGATTTGGACTACACTTTGATGgttttgaacaaaaactTTGCTTTAGGCACTGCTGCCGCATCAGTTTTGTTTCGTGTGATCGACCTATGCTCTAAAATAGTGGACCACACTGATGCAACTAGACATCAACCACTTAGCATTCTGAAGTGCATGTGTCACGCTTTAACTCATGAACTAAAACTGCTGCAAAACACACACCGTACATCAATTGCCGTAAGGTACATCAAAAACCTCATTTTGCATTGGGGCAAAATACGACCCTTGTTCTATGGTAGGCTTTCAGACACTGCTGAAGGTTGcaaagagaatgaaaaatACGACGAACTGTATGACCTATCGCATGACATCACCATGGAGGAAGCCAACACTAGTGGAGAAGAGGAGAATCAAAGAGTTCAGGTTAACACAAATACCATTCTAGACAACAACACTGCACTAGCATTACCAAGCGAACCAAATGAAAAATCAACACCGCCTCCAAGGCCAGCCACAAGACGAGCATATACAAAAGAAccatcaaagaaggaaaagctACAGGATGTATCCAATATCAAAGCACAATGGCCTCCACAAAAGTATAAATTCAAGAGAGACAACCTACCTACGAAAGAGAAGCCTGTAGAGGAGGAAGTGCCACAGTTGCCTGTGAAACGACCAGTGGTGAGAGGACGAAAGGTAGGAGAGCTAACGAGGCTTTTTGAGGAAAGAACTCAGGCCATGAAGCTACTTGGCGCTATATAA